Proteins encoded by one window of Carassius auratus strain Wakin chromosome 8, ASM336829v1, whole genome shotgun sequence:
- the LOC113106824 gene encoding alpha-1A adrenergic receptor-like — protein MEAPDWIELLMRAFFCFTGIIGNSWLGLRSLPKSGSQLRTGDVLFVNLAVSNLITNCLVDLPETAAHFAKSWLTSKEYCSVTQFSHEISETSSIFSTMFISMYWHQKLVGSISRGGAPVQMDDLRLVGVLLAGSWIVSTAFSLPHIFITEHNANESSEVCKECFASPVAKQTFDGVYLTLANVVPIIGITYATVQIVLTLLRSQKRLKDLSGNGTNSQHPSVDQKLEAERSTEERSPQLRSNTSSSSQVRAAKSVVAVATIFIFCWFIHLVLRIYSSFRNSILAVKLTNFIGASYVCFVPYVYLHGMKKLNCGKNW, from the coding sequence ATGGAGGCTCCAGATTGGATTGAATTATTAATGCGAGCTTTCTTCTGCTTCACCGGGATCATAGGGAACAGTTGGCTGGGTTTGCGCTCTCTGCCCAAATCTGGATCTCAGCTTCGGACCGGCGATGTCCTCTTCGTTAACCTGGCTGTGTCCAATCTGATCACGAACTGTCTGGTGGACCTGCCGGAAACCGCAGCGCACTTCGCCAAATCCTGGCTCACGAGTAAAGAGTACTGCAGCGTGACTCAGTTTTCTCATGAAATCTCGGAGACCAGCAGCATCTTCTCCACTATGTTCATCAGCATGTATTGGCACCAGAAACTGGTGGGCTCCATCAGTCGTGGAGGAGCTCCGGTACAGATGGATGATTTGAGGTTAGTCGGCGTATTGCTCGCTGGGAGCTGGATCGTGTCGACTGCATTCAGTCTCCCACACATCTTTATCACAGAACACAACGCTAACGAGAGTTCAGAGGTTTGTAAAGAATGTTTCGCATCACCTGTGGCCAAGCAGACGTTTGATGGCGTGTATCTCACACTGGCTAACGTCGTTCCAATCATTGGGATAACTTATGCCACCGTTCAGATCGTCTTAACGCTCCTTCGGAGTCAAAAACGACTTAAGGATCTCTCTGGGAATGGAACAAACTCTCAACATCCATCTGTAGACCAAAAACTGGAAGCAGAACGCAGCACGGAAGAAAGATCTCCGCAGCTCAGATCCAATACATCCTCGAGTAGCCAGGTTCGAGCTGCCAAAAGTGTGGTTGCAGTCGCCACCATCTTCATCTTCTGCTGGTTTATTCACCTAGTGCTCCGCATCTACAGCAGCTTCAGAAACTCCATCCTCGCTGTGAAACTCACCAATTTTATAGGAGCTTCATATGTCTGTTTCGTCCCGTATGTCTATTTGCACGGCATGAAGAAACTCAACTGCGGTAAGAATTGGTGA